One stretch of Arachis duranensis cultivar V14167 chromosome 1, aradu.V14167.gnm2.J7QH, whole genome shotgun sequence DNA includes these proteins:
- the LOC107496066 gene encoding nudix hydrolase 14, chloroplastic-like isoform X1, with the protein MSQLWWFGLVFVVFHCRNAIDSSLFKQWLHNLQSEIGILADGTLALRQVLIQVSGIVFARGPAVTVLILLESDGETYAVLTEQARVPTGRIILELPTGMLDDDKGDFVGTAVR; encoded by the exons ATGTCTCAGTTGTggtggtttggtttggtttttgtTGTTTTCCATTGTAGGAATGCTATTGATTCCTCTTTATTCAAGCAATGGTTGCATAACTTGCAAAGTGAGATTGGGATTCTAGCTGATGGCACCTTGGCTCTGAGACAAGTTCTAATTCAG GTTTCAGGTATTGTATTTGCAAGAGGACCTGCTGTGACTGTGTTGATACTTCTGGAATCAGATGGTGAAACTTATGCTGTCCTTACTGAACAG GCAAGGGTTCCTACTGGAAGAATTATTTTGGAATTGCCTACTGGAATGTTGGATGATGACAAGGGTGATTTCGTTGGCACTGCAGTTC GTTGA
- the LOC107496066 gene encoding nudix hydrolase 14, chloroplastic-like isoform X2 encodes MSQLWWFGLVFVVFHCRNAIDSSLFKQWLHNLQSEIGILADGTLALRQVLIQVSGIVFARGPAVTVLILLESDGETYAVLTEQVLRCKGSYWKNYFGIAYWNVG; translated from the exons ATGTCTCAGTTGTggtggtttggtttggtttttgtTGTTTTCCATTGTAGGAATGCTATTGATTCCTCTTTATTCAAGCAATGGTTGCATAACTTGCAAAGTGAGATTGGGATTCTAGCTGATGGCACCTTGGCTCTGAGACAAGTTCTAATTCAG GTTTCAGGTATTGTATTTGCAAGAGGACCTGCTGTGACTGTGTTGATACTTCTGGAATCAGATGGTGAAACTTATGCTGTCCTTACTGAACAGGTTCTTAGAT GCAAGGGTTCCTACTGGAAGAATTATTTTGGAATTGCCTACTGGAATGTTGGATGA